A stretch of Sphingomicrobium flavum DNA encodes these proteins:
- the pyrE gene encoding orotate phosphoribosyltransferase, which produces MTEDEILAEFREAEALLEGHFILSSGLRSARYLQCARVLMDPKRASRLAEALAAKIDSSVRDSIQVVVSPAMGGVIIGHEMGRALGKEAMFLERPDGVFHFRRGFALEPGAKVLMVEDIVTTGLSSREAIKAVNDAGGEVVGEVSLIDRGGGHTLGVPYWALMKLEIPTYEADALPPELAAIPAIKPGSRAA; this is translated from the coding sequence ATGACCGAAGACGAGATTTTGGCAGAATTCCGCGAAGCAGAGGCGCTGCTGGAAGGCCATTTCATCCTGTCGTCGGGCCTGCGCAGCGCGCGCTATCTGCAGTGCGCCCGCGTGCTCATGGATCCCAAACGCGCCTCTCGGCTGGCAGAGGCGCTGGCCGCGAAGATCGATTCTTCGGTGCGCGATTCCATCCAAGTCGTCGTCTCGCCCGCCATGGGCGGGGTGATCATCGGCCATGAAATGGGCCGCGCATTGGGCAAGGAGGCCATGTTCCTCGAACGGCCCGATGGCGTCTTTCATTTTCGCCGTGGCTTCGCGCTCGAACCCGGCGCCAAGGTGTTGATGGTCGAGGATATCGTGACCACCGGCCTGTCGAGCCGCGAGGCCATCAAGGCAGTGAATGACGCCGGCGGCGAGGTGGTCGGCGAAGTCAGCCTGATCGATCGCGGCGGCGGCCACACGCTGGGCGTGCCCTATTGGGCGCTGATGAAGCTCGAAATCCCTACCTATGAAGCCGACGCGCTACCGCCCGAACTGGCGGCCATCCCCGCCATCAAGCCCGGAAGCCGCGCGGCTTGA
- a CDS encoding serine hydrolase domain-containing protein has protein sequence MKRWFPLTLAALLAACSSAPNAEPDPTDHLLPAHHDPQRITDAYAFDGEIRVHGGKWDGWTSVGGHHAGVNWPWASATKQVVAVLVMQEVERGRLALDTPVSTYWPDWPTAFSAPTVRQLLQHQSGLANPDDSAPDANGFPSAYGEGVSEKYCLLEMSPPGGDTWRYNNCDYVMLGLILEQVTGEDIAALVQARIGEPSGWNNTRLLDRDGARDYVARSEVSDRRISGYGTSGALIGPLTDMILFDRALMSGALLSDNSRAILWQGNPALGFMGLGQWSFEAPLRNCTSPVRIIERRGAIANYQVRNLILPDSDIAIAIALVKSDFDFGEIWTGSGFMHDMLSAIACR, from the coding sequence TTGAAGCGCTGGTTTCCGCTAACGCTTGCGGCCCTGCTTGCCGCCTGCTCCTCGGCGCCCAACGCCGAGCCGGACCCGACCGACCACCTCTTGCCAGCCCATCATGATCCGCAGCGGATTACCGACGCCTATGCATTTGACGGCGAAATCCGGGTCCATGGCGGCAAGTGGGATGGCTGGACGTCAGTCGGCGGTCATCACGCTGGCGTGAATTGGCCTTGGGCGTCGGCTACCAAGCAAGTCGTCGCAGTCCTGGTCATGCAGGAGGTCGAGCGCGGCAGGCTGGCGCTCGATACGCCAGTATCTACCTATTGGCCCGATTGGCCGACTGCATTCTCGGCGCCGACAGTCCGCCAGCTTCTCCAGCACCAGTCGGGCCTCGCCAATCCAGATGACAGCGCGCCCGACGCGAACGGCTTCCCATCTGCCTATGGCGAGGGTGTGAGCGAAAAATACTGCCTGCTCGAGATGTCGCCCCCCGGCGGCGACACGTGGCGCTACAACAATTGCGATTATGTCATGCTTGGTCTGATCCTCGAACAGGTGACGGGAGAAGATATCGCCGCCCTGGTCCAGGCACGGATCGGCGAACCGTCAGGCTGGAACAACACCCGCCTGCTCGACCGCGACGGCGCGCGCGACTATGTCGCCCGCAGCGAGGTCAGCGACCGGCGAATCTCAGGCTATGGCACCTCGGGCGCGCTGATCGGCCCGCTCACCGACATGATCCTTTTCGACCGCGCTTTGATGAGCGGCGCCTTATTGTCTGACAATTCGCGCGCCATTCTTTGGCAGGGTAATCCGGCGCTCGGCTTTATGGGATTGGGACAATGGTCGTTCGAGGCGCCACTGCGCAACTGCACGTCCCCGGTGCGCATCATCGAACGGCGCGGCGCGATCGCAAACTACCAGGTGCGCAATCTCATTCTGCCCGACTCCGACATCGCCATCGCCATCGCGCTCGTCAAAAGTGATTTCGACTTTGGCGAAATCTGGACCGGAAGCGGCTTCATGCATGACATGCTCTCGGCTATTGCCTGCCGATGA
- a CDS encoding pyridoxine 5'-phosphate synthase, with protein sequence MTNRLRLGVNIDHVATIRNARGGDHPDPVRAAQIVAAVGGDGITAHLREDRRHIRDDDLKRIQDATDLPLNLEMAATEEMLEIALRHQPHAACIVPEKREERTTEGGLDAAGLHNQLAPVVTRLADAGIRVSLFIAAEERQLDAALRLGAPVVEFHTGEYAHAFLDGDNEKLSRELTRLSDMAALAAKNGIEPHAGHGLTYENVQPIAAIPQIAELNIGHYLVGEAIFVGLERAVQRMRDLMDAAR encoded by the coding sequence ATGACCAACAGACTGCGCCTTGGGGTCAATATCGACCATGTTGCCACGATCCGGAATGCGCGGGGCGGGGATCATCCCGATCCGGTGCGCGCGGCGCAGATCGTTGCTGCGGTCGGCGGCGACGGGATTACCGCGCATCTGCGCGAAGACCGGCGCCATATTCGCGACGATGATTTGAAGCGCATCCAGGATGCGACCGATCTGCCGCTCAACCTGGAAATGGCGGCGACCGAGGAGATGCTGGAGATTGCGCTGCGCCACCAGCCGCACGCCGCCTGCATCGTGCCCGAAAAGCGCGAGGAGCGGACGACCGAAGGCGGGCTGGATGCCGCCGGGCTGCACAACCAGCTCGCCCCCGTCGTCACCCGGCTTGCCGATGCGGGCATCCGCGTCAGCCTGTTCATCGCTGCCGAGGAACGGCAGCTCGATGCCGCGCTGCGCCTTGGCGCGCCGGTGGTGGAATTTCACACCGGCGAATATGCCCACGCTTTCCTCGATGGCGACAATGAGAAACTGAGCCGCGAATTGACGCGCCTCAGCGACATGGCCGCGCTTGCTGCCAAGAATGGCATCGAGCCCCATGCCGGTCACGGCCTTACTTATGAAAATGTTCAGCCCATCGCCGCCATCCCGCAGATCGCCGAGCTCAATATCGGCCATTATCTGGTGGGCGAGGCGATCTTCGTCGGGCTGGAGCGCGCGGTGCAGCGCATGCGCGACCTGATGGATGCGGCGCGGTGA
- the acpS gene encoding holo-ACP synthase, with amino-acid sequence MIVGLGSDLCNIERIQKSLDRFGDRFLERSFTDVERAKAKRRPFTAAGTLAKRFAAKEAFSKAVGTGFKRGVYMKDIGVVNAPSGAPTLKLTGGAKERLDALTPEGHAMHVHLTLTDDHPWAQAFVILEALPDHE; translated from the coding sequence GTGATTGTCGGCCTCGGTTCCGACCTGTGCAATATCGAGCGCATTCAGAAATCGCTCGACCGCTTCGGCGACCGCTTCCTGGAACGCAGCTTCACCGATGTCGAACGCGCCAAGGCGAAGCGCCGCCCCTTTACCGCAGCAGGCACGCTGGCCAAGCGCTTTGCCGCCAAGGAAGCCTTCTCCAAGGCGGTCGGCACCGGGTTCAAGCGCGGCGTCTATATGAAGGATATCGGGGTGGTGAACGCCCCATCGGGCGCGCCGACGCTGAAATTGACCGGCGGGGCGAAGGAACGGCTTGACGCGCTGACCCCGGAAGGCCACGCGATGCACGTCCATCTGACGCTGACCGACGACCATCCCTGGGCACAGGCCTTCGTCATCCTGGAAGCCCTGCCCGACCATGAGTGA
- the lepB gene encoding signal peptidase I, giving the protein MKEYGRLAWAETKGMFWVLLAVLGVHSFIAKPFYIPSESMMPILLTGDRLVVTKYPYGYSFVSPTIPNPVGIVQALVPGGEPGGWTVTLPPMEGRLFGSMPKRGDVVIVTPRGKNEDYIKRVIGLPGDTIEVDNGHLVINGEPVLRERADDILIPVDENSPCGRETNLLNYDTRLVSLIVTGEDGRDYCALPIVRETLPNGVSYDTVELGQSDGDDYDMITVPEGHVFLMGDNRDMSSDSRFPADEPYNGLGGAMPVEHIGGRAEFITFSLDGSTGWNPATWWSSLRDGRAGNSLRTKAAEAAE; this is encoded by the coding sequence ATGAAGGAATATGGCCGGCTCGCCTGGGCCGAAACCAAGGGCATGTTCTGGGTACTGCTCGCCGTGCTGGGGGTGCACAGCTTCATCGCCAAGCCCTTCTATATCCCGTCCGAATCGATGATGCCCATCCTGCTGACGGGCGACCGGCTGGTGGTGACCAAATACCCCTATGGCTACAGCTTCGTTTCCCCCACCATTCCCAACCCAGTGGGCATCGTCCAGGCGCTGGTGCCGGGCGGCGAGCCGGGCGGCTGGACCGTCACCTTGCCGCCGATGGAAGGGCGGCTGTTCGGCTCCATGCCCAAGCGCGGCGATGTCGTGATCGTCACCCCGCGCGGCAAGAATGAAGATTATATCAAGCGCGTCATCGGCCTGCCGGGCGATACGATCGAGGTCGATAACGGCCATCTCGTCATCAATGGCGAGCCGGTGCTGCGCGAGCGCGCCGACGATATCCTGATTCCGGTCGATGAAAATTCGCCCTGCGGACGCGAAACCAACCTGCTCAATTACGACACCCGGTTGGTCAGCCTGATCGTCACCGGCGAAGATGGGCGCGATTATTGCGCGCTGCCCATCGTGCGCGAAACGCTGCCCAACGGGGTCAGCTATGACACCGTCGAGCTGGGGCAGAGCGACGGCGATGATTATGACATGATCACGGTGCCCGAAGGCCATGTCTTCCTGATGGGCGACAATCGCGACATGTCCTCGGACAGCCGCTTTCCCGCCGACGAGCCCTATAACGGCCTGGGCGGGGCAATGCCGGTCGAACATATTGGCGGGCGCGCCGAATTCATCACCTTCTCGCTCGATGGCAGCACGGGCTGGAATCCGGCGACATGGTGGTCGTCATTGCGCGATGGGCGTGCAGGCAATAGCCTGCGCACCAAGGCCGCGGAGGCCGCCGAGTAG
- a CDS encoding AI-2E family transporter, producing MAEQDYQPGPTEISDPRLRFEVQRAGIWIGMLVLVALTVVLAAPLLLIIGGMVFAVLLDGGTRLLGRWLPIARGFRLAIVILAAVAFLIWTFYYAGTQLVGQFAELRDTVMMQANRLFEWLGTSGLMPEADFSALSGQVFSSIGRVTSVLGSAIGALTAGVMIFVIGIFIAIEPKIYDRGVAWMVPIRHRSKFFEISDRVGYALRRLLAGRILGMAIEGIFTYVMLAYVGTWFGLDPVPLAAMLGLLTGLLAFIPNIGAIISGVLMVAVGFSAGTETGFWAIFVYFFVQNFDGYVIIPLIAKKTVDLAPALVLAAQLIFGTLFGFLGLLLADPIVAAIKTTLEEISARRKGEGSEGAEAPAPAD from the coding sequence ATGGCCGAGCAGGACTATCAACCGGGGCCGACGGAAATTTCCGACCCCAGGCTGCGCTTCGAGGTGCAGCGCGCCGGTATCTGGATCGGCATGCTGGTGCTGGTCGCGCTGACCGTGGTGCTCGCCGCCCCGCTGCTCCTCATCATCGGCGGGATGGTCTTTGCGGTGCTGCTCGATGGCGGTACGCGGCTCCTGGGGCGCTGGCTGCCGATCGCGCGCGGCTTTCGCCTTGCCATCGTCATCCTGGCCGCCGTCGCCTTCCTGATCTGGACCTTTTATTATGCCGGCACGCAGCTGGTCGGCCAGTTCGCCGAACTGCGCGATACGGTCATGATGCAGGCCAACCGGCTGTTCGAATGGCTCGGCACCTCAGGGCTGATGCCCGAAGCCGATTTCAGCGCCCTGTCGGGGCAGGTCTTCAGCAGTATCGGGCGTGTTACCAGCGTGCTCGGCAGCGCGATCGGCGCGCTGACCGCGGGCGTCATGATCTTCGTCATCGGCATCTTCATCGCCATCGAACCCAAGATTTACGATCGCGGCGTGGCGTGGATGGTGCCGATCCGTCACCGCTCCAAATTTTTCGAAATTAGCGACCGCGTCGGCTATGCGCTGCGCCGACTCTTGGCGGGCCGCATCCTCGGCATGGCGATCGAGGGCATCTTTACCTATGTGATGCTGGCTTATGTCGGCACCTGGTTCGGGCTCGATCCGGTGCCGCTGGCCGCGATGCTGGGCCTGCTCACGGGCCTGCTCGCCTTCATTCCCAATATCGGCGCGATCATCTCGGGCGTGCTGATGGTGGCGGTCGGCTTCTCGGCGGGGACGGAGACGGGCTTCTGGGCCATCTTCGTTTACTTCTTCGTCCAGAATTTCGATGGCTATGTGATCATCCCGCTGATCGCCAAGAAGACGGTCGACCTTGCGCCTGCGCTGGTGCTGGCGGCGCAACTCATCTTCGGGACGCTGTTCGGCTTCCTCGGACTGCTGCTCGCCGATCCGATCGTGGCCGCGATCAAGACCACGCTGGAGGAAATCAGCGCGCGCCGGAAAGGCGAGGGAAGCGAGGGGGCGGAGGCGCCGGCCCCCGCCGATTAG
- a CDS encoding FKBP-type peptidyl-prolyl cis-trans isomerase — MSATQVPLRPIAKGSVAKLWLGLIALVLVGVGVAWAGTKPLERLDALSVEATTEGTGEPITLEDGALVVYEGRLKDGTVFDSSNGEAVPMLPTRVIPGFRDALVQMREGGTYEIAIPGAQAYGAEPPEGSGFKPNEDLYFTVTIQKIERDVMRQLQQLQQMPQLPPEAAPAG, encoded by the coding sequence ATGTCGGCCACCCAGGTCCCTCTCCGTCCCATCGCCAAGGGTTCGGTCGCCAAGCTGTGGCTTGGCCTCATTGCGCTCGTCCTGGTGGGCGTGGGCGTGGCCTGGGCCGGCACCAAGCCGCTCGAGCGCCTCGATGCGCTGAGCGTCGAGGCGACCACCGAAGGCACTGGCGAGCCCATCACGCTCGAGGATGGTGCGCTGGTCGTCTATGAAGGTCGCCTCAAGGACGGCACGGTATTTGACAGCTCCAACGGTGAAGCCGTGCCGATGCTGCCGACCCGCGTGATCCCGGGCTTTCGCGATGCGCTGGTCCAGATGCGCGAAGGCGGAACTTACGAAATCGCCATTCCGGGCGCCCAGGCTTATGGCGCGGAGCCGCCCGAAGGGTCGGGCTTCAAGCCCAATGAAGACCTTTATTTCACGGTCACGATCCAGAAGATCGAACGCGACGTGATGCGCCAGCTCCAGCAGCTCCAGCAGATGCCGCAGCTGCCCCCCGAAGCCGCGCCCGCTGGCTAA
- the rpsU gene encoding 30S ribosomal protein S21: MQIIVRDNNVDQALRALKKKLQREGVYREMKLRRHYEKPSEKRAREKAAAIRRARKLERKRVEREGGR; the protein is encoded by the coding sequence ATGCAGATTATCGTTCGCGACAATAATGTCGACCAGGCGCTGCGGGCGCTCAAGAAGAAGCTGCAGCGTGAAGGCGTCTATCGTGAAATGAAGCTGCGTCGCCACTATGAAAAGCCGTCGGAAAAGCGTGCCCGTGAAAAGGCTGCCGCGATCCGTCGTGCCCGCAAGCTCGAGCGCAAGCGCGTCGAACGCGAAGGCGGTCGTTAA
- a CDS encoding murein L,D-transpeptidase catalytic domain family protein produces the protein MNLDRRALLTKGFTGAIGLVASSSALATNPDFQFVMPPRAGADPLGPQPAAPAGIDPQLFAKAKAALDRHAARIADREWLGIVDYNKRSDQERFSLVHLPSGTVEQFRVTHGRGSDRNHNGYLDHFSNQVGSLATSNGAYLTANRYHGKYGLSAKLHGLDWTNSNAFNRAIVMHHAWYAEPDMLSQHGKLGRSEGCFAFARRDHWHIMNRLGEGRLIYADKTA, from the coding sequence ATGAATTTGGACAGGCGCGCATTGTTGACCAAAGGTTTTACCGGGGCGATCGGCCTCGTCGCATCGTCCAGCGCGCTTGCCACGAATCCCGATTTCCAGTTCGTCATGCCGCCGCGTGCCGGTGCCGATCCGCTCGGCCCGCAGCCCGCCGCGCCCGCCGGGATCGATCCGCAACTCTTCGCCAAGGCCAAGGCCGCGCTCGATCGCCACGCCGCGCGTATCGCCGATCGCGAATGGCTCGGCATCGTCGATTATAACAAGCGTTCGGACCAGGAGCGTTTCTCGCTCGTCCACCTGCCCTCGGGCACGGTGGAGCAGTTCCGCGTCACCCATGGTCGCGGGTCGGACCGCAACCATAATGGCTATCTCGACCATTTTTCCAACCAGGTCGGCTCGCTCGCGACATCGAACGGCGCCTATCTCACGGCCAATCGCTATCACGGCAAATATGGCCTGTCGGCCAAGCTGCACGGTCTGGACTGGACCAACAGCAACGCCTTCAACCGCGCTATCGTGATGCATCATGCCTGGTATGCCGAGCCTGACATGCTCAGCCAGCATGGCAAGCTCGGGCGCTCGGAAGGCTGTTTCGCCTTCGCGCGCCGCGACCATTGGCATATCATGAACAGGCTGGGTGAAGGCCGCCTCATCTACGCAGACAAGACGGCCTGA
- a CDS encoding L,D-transpeptidase family protein: protein MKLISFKQFASAIALAGASGALAAQPVTGDAPEAHVAPHAAPGQQEIAVMDDPLAAEAPRALVWQEADVEALSAFIDGVAAEGLDPADYDPEGLRSAIASGDTNAISEAATERFNTLSSDLALGHVRGKARVDWHIEDPDLNQDRQRALLEWALYHGSITKVLNELLPQHPQYQSLKTALAKADPADSDTIAAIRLNMDRWRWLPADLGDRYIIVNVPAYTAALVENGETTSRHRAVAGAVKTPTPQLMAKATGVTFNPYWYVPKSIEPEVRGKAGFEAVKDEDGSIKYWRQPPGPNNSLGRVKFTMYNEHLIYLHDTNARSLFNAEERARSHGCIRTENILGLATMLLGQGDTGWDAAKTVEVLNSGKETPASFAEPLPVYIVYFSVAAATDGRIVNYDDIYSRDKPVRQALGDWPVKGQKVREAKAGEILKPAA from the coding sequence CAGCGGCGCGCTCGCCGCGCAGCCCGTCACGGGCGATGCGCCGGAAGCGCATGTCGCGCCGCACGCTGCTCCGGGCCAGCAAGAAATTGCGGTCATGGACGATCCGCTGGCGGCCGAGGCGCCCCGCGCCCTGGTATGGCAGGAAGCAGACGTCGAAGCGCTGTCGGCCTTTATCGATGGCGTCGCCGCCGAAGGATTGGACCCCGCCGATTATGATCCCGAAGGTCTGCGCTCCGCGATCGCAAGCGGCGATACCAATGCCATCAGCGAAGCGGCGACCGAGCGATTCAACACGCTTTCCTCCGATCTGGCGCTAGGCCATGTGCGCGGCAAGGCGCGGGTCGACTGGCATATCGAGGATCCCGATCTCAACCAGGATCGCCAGCGCGCGCTGCTCGAATGGGCGCTCTATCATGGTTCGATCACCAAGGTCCTCAATGAGCTGCTGCCCCAGCACCCGCAATATCAGTCGCTGAAGACCGCGCTGGCCAAGGCCGACCCGGCCGATAGCGATACGATTGCCGCGATCCGGCTCAACATGGATCGGTGGCGCTGGCTGCCTGCCGACCTTGGCGACCGCTACATCATCGTCAACGTGCCCGCCTATACCGCCGCGCTGGTGGAAAATGGCGAGACGACGTCGCGTCACCGTGCCGTCGCCGGTGCGGTCAAGACGCCGACGCCGCAGCTGATGGCCAAGGCCACGGGCGTGACCTTCAATCCCTATTGGTATGTGCCCAAGTCAATCGAGCCCGAAGTGCGCGGCAAGGCCGGCTTCGAGGCGGTCAAGGACGAGGACGGCTCGATCAAATATTGGCGCCAGCCGCCGGGCCCCAACAACTCGCTCGGGCGGGTGAAGTTCACCATGTACAACGAACATCTCATCTACCTGCACGACACCAATGCCCGCAGCCTTTTCAACGCCGAGGAACGTGCGCGCAGCCATGGCTGTATCCGCACCGAGAATATCCTTGGCCTCGCCACCATGCTGCTGGGCCAGGGCGATACAGGCTGGGATGCCGCAAAGACGGTCGAAGTGCTCAATAGCGGCAAGGAAACCCCGGCCAGCTTCGCCGAGCCGCTGCCCGTCTACATCGTCTATTTTTCGGTCGCCGCGGCCACCGATGGCCGGATCGTCAATTATGACGATATCTACAGCCGCGACAAACCCGTCCGCCAGGCGCTGGGCGACTGGCCGGTCAAGGGGCAAAAGGTGCGCGAAGCCAAGGCCGGCGAAATACTGAAGCCCGCCGCCTGA